The Bacillota bacterium genome includes a window with the following:
- a CDS encoding YebC/PmpR family DNA-binding transcriptional regulator encodes MAGHSKWHNIRLRKGKQDAERGKLFTRLAREIIVAAREGGGNPDANPRLRMAIQKARDAHMPQENIKRAIQRGTGEIAGAAYEEVVYEGYAPGGVAVMVECLTDNRNRTVSDVRAAFSKCGGSLGESGCVSWMFKPRGLIRIPREAGDEDTVLAAALDAGADDMSTEEEFYEVYTEPEDLHRVREAIEKAGLPVENAEITMLPTTTVHVEGKEAQQVLRLMDMLDELDDVQQVYANFDIAEEEIESAVR; translated from the coding sequence ATGGCAGGGCATTCGAAATGGCACAACATCCGCCTGCGCAAGGGCAAGCAGGATGCGGAGCGAGGTAAACTGTTCACCCGACTGGCGCGAGAGATTATTGTGGCAGCGCGAGAGGGGGGCGGAAACCCCGATGCCAACCCGCGCCTGCGCATGGCGATTCAGAAGGCGCGCGATGCCCACATGCCTCAGGAGAACATCAAGCGTGCCATCCAGCGTGGTACAGGCGAAATTGCCGGTGCCGCCTACGAAGAGGTGGTGTACGAAGGCTATGCGCCTGGCGGAGTGGCAGTCATGGTCGAGTGCCTGACCGACAACCGCAACCGCACCGTTTCTGATGTGCGCGCTGCCTTCTCGAAGTGCGGTGGCAGTCTCGGCGAGTCGGGCTGTGTCAGCTGGATGTTCAAACCGCGAGGACTCATCCGCATTCCCAGGGAGGCAGGCGACGAGGATACGGTGCTGGCAGCTGCGCTGGACGCGGGTGCGGACGATATGAGCACCGAGGAAGAGTTCTATGAGGTCTACACCGAGCCCGAAGACCTGCATCGCGTGCGTGAGGCGATAGAAAAAGCCGGACTGCCCGTCGAAAACGCGGAGATTACCATGTTACCCACCACCACGGTGCATGTGGAGGGCAAAGAGGCACAGCAGGTTCTGCGTCTGATGGACATGCTGGACGAACTGGATGACGTGCAGCAGGTGTACGCCAACTTCGACATCGCCGAAGAGGAAATAGAAAGCGCAGTACGCTAG
- a CDS encoding Rrf2 family transcriptional regulator, with translation MPLFSAKIEYALRGILYLAQQPVGLPVQSHEIAAAEHIPGPYLDQILAVLKREGVVRSLRGVGGGYELAKPPSQITVGDIVRAFSGNRTFEPSEALVRDSISTTTIQCIRNFQRRTAEAIWRLLDSTTIQNLLEQKQLLDQAQSIAPYL, from the coding sequence ATGCCACTTTTTAGCGCAAAGATCGAATACGCTCTGCGCGGCATCCTTTACCTGGCACAGCAACCGGTCGGTTTGCCCGTGCAGAGCCATGAAATTGCTGCCGCGGAGCATATTCCAGGTCCCTACCTTGACCAGATTCTGGCGGTCTTGAAACGGGAGGGAGTGGTGCGCAGTCTGCGCGGTGTCGGAGGCGGTTATGAGCTGGCAAAGCCTCCCTCGCAAATCACGGTGGGCGACATTGTGCGCGCCTTCTCCGGAAACAGAACCTTCGAACCGTCGGAAGCCCTTGTGAGGGACAGCATCAGCACCACCACCATCCAGTGCATCCGCAACTTCCAGCGGCGCACCGCCGAGGCGATATGGCGGCTACTGGATTCGACTACCATCCAGAACCTGCTGGAGCAAAAACAGCTACTGGACCAGGCGCAAAGTATCGCACC